From a region of the Natator depressus isolate rNatDep1 chromosome 15, rNatDep2.hap1, whole genome shotgun sequence genome:
- the SIRT4 gene encoding NAD-dependent protein lipoamidase sirtuin-4, mitochondrial isoform X3 encodes MSIYCALKVPEGCRALRLHHYRSHSGAKASPNLAFVPASPPPDALEVEALQRFFSHSQRLLVMTGAGISTESGIPDYRSEGVGLYARTDRRPIQHTEFVRSASARQRYWARNFVGWPQFSSHQPNAAHLALRNWEKLGKLHWLVTQNVDALHTKAGSQRVMELHGCTHRVLCLGCGEQTPRSELQKCFEVLNPTWTAEAHGMAPDGDVFLTEEQVHNFRVPACSRCGGILKPDVTFFGDTVSREKVDFVHKRLAESDSMLVAGSSLQANRGEI; translated from the exons ATGAGTATATACTGTGCTTTGAAGGTGCCGGAAGGTTGCAGAGCCCTCAGGCTCCACCATTACAGATCTCACTCCGGGGCCAAGGCCTCTCCAAACCTGGCTTTTGTGCCAGCCAGCCCTCCTCCAGATGCCCTGGAAGTGGAGGCACTGCAGCGCTTCTTTTCTCATTCCCAGAGGCTGTTGGTAATGACCGGCGCTGGAATCTCCACTGAATCAGGGATCCCTGACTACCgctcagaaggggtggggctttaTGCCAGGACGGACAGGCGGCCCATCCAGCATACTGAGTTTGTTCGCAGTGCCAGTGCCCGCCAGAGGTACTGGGCAAGGAACTTTGTGGGCTGGCCCCAGTTCTCCTCTCACCAGCCTAACGCAGCACACCTGGCCTTAAGAAACTGGGAGAAGCTAGGAAAGCTGCACTGGCTGGTGACCCAGAATGTGGATGCCCTGCATACCAAGGCCGGGAGTCAGCGGGTGATGGAATTGCATGGCTGCACACACAG GGTTCTCTGCCTTGGCTGTGGAGAGCAAACTCCCCGCTCTGAGCTTCAGAAGTGCTTTGAAGTGCTGAATCCCACCTGGACAGCTGAAGCACATGGCATGGCCCCGGATGGGGATGTCTTCCTCACAGAAGAGCAGGTGCATAACTTCCGCGTCCCGGCCTGCAGCAGATGTGGTGGGATCCTGAAGCCAGATGTGACGTTCTTTGGGGACACAGTTAGCCGGGAGAAAGTGGACTTTGTGCACAAGCGCCTGGCTGAATCAGATTCCATGTTGGTGGCAGGATCCTCTTTGCAG
- the SIRT4 gene encoding NAD-dependent protein lipoamidase sirtuin-4, mitochondrial isoform X4, which yields MTGAGISTESGIPDYRSEGVGLYARTDRRPIQHTEFVRSASARQRYWARNFVGWPQFSSHQPNAAHLALRNWEKLGKLHWLVTQNVDALHTKAGSQRVMELHGCTHRVLCLGCGEQTPRSELQKCFEVLNPTWTAEAHGMAPDGDVFLTEEQVHNFRVPACSRCGGILKPDVTFFGDTVSREKVDFVHKRLAESDSMLVAGSSLQVYSGYRFALAAHEKKLPIVIINIGPTRSDHFASMKLNSRCGELLPLIVLQ from the exons ATGACCGGCGCTGGAATCTCCACTGAATCAGGGATCCCTGACTACCgctcagaaggggtggggctttaTGCCAGGACGGACAGGCGGCCCATCCAGCATACTGAGTTTGTTCGCAGTGCCAGTGCCCGCCAGAGGTACTGGGCAAGGAACTTTGTGGGCTGGCCCCAGTTCTCCTCTCACCAGCCTAACGCAGCACACCTGGCCTTAAGAAACTGGGAGAAGCTAGGAAAGCTGCACTGGCTGGTGACCCAGAATGTGGATGCCCTGCATACCAAGGCCGGGAGTCAGCGGGTGATGGAATTGCATGGCTGCACACACAG GGTTCTCTGCCTTGGCTGTGGAGAGCAAACTCCCCGCTCTGAGCTTCAGAAGTGCTTTGAAGTGCTGAATCCCACCTGGACAGCTGAAGCACATGGCATGGCCCCGGATGGGGATGTCTTCCTCACAGAAGAGCAGGTGCATAACTTCCGCGTCCCGGCCTGCAGCAGATGTGGTGGGATCCTGAAGCCAGATGTGACGTTCTTTGGGGACACAGTTAGCCGGGAGAAAGTGGACTTTGTGCACAAGCGCCTGGCTGAATCAGATTCCATGTTGGTGGCAGGATCCTCTTTGCAG GTGTACTCTGGTTACAGGTTTGCACTTGCTGCCCATGAGAAGAAGCTGCCAATTGTGATAATTAATATTGGACCCACAAGGTCAGATCACTTTGCATCCATGAAACTGAATTCCCGGTGTGGGGAGTTGCTGCCTTTGATTGTCCTGCAGTGA
- the SIRT4 gene encoding NAD-dependent protein lipoamidase sirtuin-4, mitochondrial isoform X1 produces the protein MSIYCALKVPEGCRALRLHHYRSHSGAKASPNLAFVPASPPPDALEVEALQRFFSHSQRLLVMTGAGISTESGIPDYRSEGVGLYARTDRRPIQHTEFVRSASARQRYWARNFVGWPQFSSHQPNAAHLALRNWEKLGKLHWLVTQNVDALHTKAGSQRVMELHGCTHRVLCLGCGEQTPRSELQKCFEVLNPTWTAEAHGMAPDGDVFLTEEQVHNFRVPACSRCGGILKPDVTFFGDTVSREKVDFVHKRLAESDSMLVAGSSLQVYSGYRFALAAHEKKLPIVIINIGPTRSDHFASMKLNSRCGELLPLIVLQ, from the exons ATGAGTATATACTGTGCTTTGAAGGTGCCGGAAGGTTGCAGAGCCCTCAGGCTCCACCATTACAGATCTCACTCCGGGGCCAAGGCCTCTCCAAACCTGGCTTTTGTGCCAGCCAGCCCTCCTCCAGATGCCCTGGAAGTGGAGGCACTGCAGCGCTTCTTTTCTCATTCCCAGAGGCTGTTGGTAATGACCGGCGCTGGAATCTCCACTGAATCAGGGATCCCTGACTACCgctcagaaggggtggggctttaTGCCAGGACGGACAGGCGGCCCATCCAGCATACTGAGTTTGTTCGCAGTGCCAGTGCCCGCCAGAGGTACTGGGCAAGGAACTTTGTGGGCTGGCCCCAGTTCTCCTCTCACCAGCCTAACGCAGCACACCTGGCCTTAAGAAACTGGGAGAAGCTAGGAAAGCTGCACTGGCTGGTGACCCAGAATGTGGATGCCCTGCATACCAAGGCCGGGAGTCAGCGGGTGATGGAATTGCATGGCTGCACACACAG GGTTCTCTGCCTTGGCTGTGGAGAGCAAACTCCCCGCTCTGAGCTTCAGAAGTGCTTTGAAGTGCTGAATCCCACCTGGACAGCTGAAGCACATGGCATGGCCCCGGATGGGGATGTCTTCCTCACAGAAGAGCAGGTGCATAACTTCCGCGTCCCGGCCTGCAGCAGATGTGGTGGGATCCTGAAGCCAGATGTGACGTTCTTTGGGGACACAGTTAGCCGGGAGAAAGTGGACTTTGTGCACAAGCGCCTGGCTGAATCAGATTCCATGTTGGTGGCAGGATCCTCTTTGCAG GTGTACTCTGGTTACAGGTTTGCACTTGCTGCCCATGAGAAGAAGCTGCCAATTGTGATAATTAATATTGGACCCACAAGGTCAGATCACTTTGCATCCATGAAACTGAATTCCCGGTGTGGGGAGTTGCTGCCTTTGATTGTCCTGCAGTGA
- the SIRT4 gene encoding NAD-dependent protein lipoamidase sirtuin-4, mitochondrial isoform X2, whose product MSIYCALKVPEGCRALRLHHYRSHSGAKASPNLAFVPASPPPDALEVEALQRFFSHSQRLLVMTGAGISTESGIPDYRSEGVGLYARTDRRPIQHTEFVRSASARQRYWARNFVGWPQFSSHQPNAAHLALRNWEKLGKLHWLVTQNVDALHTKAGSQRVMELHGCTHRVLCLGCGEQTPRSELQKCFEVLNPTWTAEAHGMAPDGDVFLTEEQVHNFRVPACSRCGGILKPDVTFFGDTVSREKVDFVHKRLAESDSMLVAGSSLQQANRGEI is encoded by the exons ATGAGTATATACTGTGCTTTGAAGGTGCCGGAAGGTTGCAGAGCCCTCAGGCTCCACCATTACAGATCTCACTCCGGGGCCAAGGCCTCTCCAAACCTGGCTTTTGTGCCAGCCAGCCCTCCTCCAGATGCCCTGGAAGTGGAGGCACTGCAGCGCTTCTTTTCTCATTCCCAGAGGCTGTTGGTAATGACCGGCGCTGGAATCTCCACTGAATCAGGGATCCCTGACTACCgctcagaaggggtggggctttaTGCCAGGACGGACAGGCGGCCCATCCAGCATACTGAGTTTGTTCGCAGTGCCAGTGCCCGCCAGAGGTACTGGGCAAGGAACTTTGTGGGCTGGCCCCAGTTCTCCTCTCACCAGCCTAACGCAGCACACCTGGCCTTAAGAAACTGGGAGAAGCTAGGAAAGCTGCACTGGCTGGTGACCCAGAATGTGGATGCCCTGCATACCAAGGCCGGGAGTCAGCGGGTGATGGAATTGCATGGCTGCACACACAG GGTTCTCTGCCTTGGCTGTGGAGAGCAAACTCCCCGCTCTGAGCTTCAGAAGTGCTTTGAAGTGCTGAATCCCACCTGGACAGCTGAAGCACATGGCATGGCCCCGGATGGGGATGTCTTCCTCACAGAAGAGCAGGTGCATAACTTCCGCGTCCCGGCCTGCAGCAGATGTGGTGGGATCCTGAAGCCAGATGTGACGTTCTTTGGGGACACAGTTAGCCGGGAGAAAGTGGACTTTGTGCACAAGCGCCTGGCTGAATCAGATTCCATGTTGGTGGCAGGATCCTCTTTGCAG